From Cyanobacteria bacterium GSL.Bin1, the proteins below share one genomic window:
- a CDS encoding plasmid maintenance system killer protein, whose protein sequence is MILSFRDQGTEDIFQGKLTKFARKKCPQNLIKKAARKLDLIDSAAALDDLRVPPGNKLEKLRGDRADQYSIRINDQYRICFRWLGEDAEDVEIVDYHS, encoded by the coding sequence ATGATCCTTTCCTTTCGCGATCAAGGCACAGAAGACATTTTCCAGGGTAAGCTAACTAAGTTCGCTCGAAAAAAGTGTCCTCAAAACTTGATTAAAAAAGCAGCCAGAAAACTGGATTTAATTGACTCTGCTGCTGCCTTAGATGATTTACGTGTTCCTCCTGGCAACAAGCTGGAAAAACTGCGGGGTGACCGCGCCGACCAGTACAGTATCAGAATTAATGATCAGTATCGGATTTGTTTTCGGTGGTTGGGAGAAGACGCCGAAGATGTAGAAATTGTTGATTATCACAGTTAA
- a CDS encoding HigA family addiction module antidote protein → MVRVPTHRQPTHPGIILLEEFLEPMAMSQTELAKAINVPYQRVNDLINGRRGITPGTALRLAKFFGTTPDFWLNFQRRWELYRAQQKEGQEIEQITPCH, encoded by the coding sequence ATGGTTAGAGTTCCCACCCATAGACAACCGACTCATCCCGGTATCATCCTCTTAGAAGAGTTTCTCGAACCAATGGCAATGAGTCAAACTGAGTTAGCCAAAGCAATTAACGTTCCTTATCAACGAGTCAATGATTTGATTAACGGCAGACGGGGGATCACACCAGGAACGGCTTTAAGGTTAGCCAAGTTTTTTGGGACAACTCCTGATTTTTGGTTAAATTTCCAAAGACGCTGGGAACTTTATCGTGCTCAACAAAAGGAAGGTCAAGAAATTGAACAAATTACCCCTTGCCATTAG